The sequence GTAGTATTTAAACGTTTCATTTCCGTAATTTGTTGCAGCATCATTTGTACCGTTGTATCTGGAAAGCACTTTTTTTATATCTGTTTCTGTATAACCATAATAATCGGAATCAAGTTCAACTTGATTAGCTGCTCTTAACAAAACCAGCGCACAAGTTGCCAAATTAAACTCTACATTACTGTTCAATTGGGTCCAAATGTACATAACATCTTTCCAACTACTGTAATTATATGTGTTACCAGATGCAATTCCATTATTTACAGCATAATTAATCGAATCAATTGCAGTTTTCGCGAAGATTTGACCAAATCCTGTACTGGCATCCTCTCTACCTAAGATTGGATAGGTAGGCGCTGGAGTTATGGCCTTTACAGCATCCGGTAACTCTAGCCACGCTTCATACGCCTCTTTATAAGCATAATGTTCTTTTACGGCTGCATCTGCAGCAACGTCTGTTACATTCTCAAAGCTTAATTCTCTAAGTACAACACTTTGCAACATTGCCTTTCTGAAGTTGTATTTTTGACTCAATTGAGTAATTAATTCATCATATTGAAAGATTACATTAACGGCGGTCTGAGGCGATCTTAGTGTAATGAGTTCCTGGGCGAAACTAAGATGATCTGAAACAATTGGGACAACTTCATTTGAAATAGCATCAGTGTAATCACTAAGCAAATAGTTATCGTCCAAGGGATTAAGAATAGCTACGCTACTAACACCCATGTCCAGACCAGATTGAATATTATTATCAATTTCAATGGCGCCATCCCCAGCACCGATGCTTATCGTGGAAATCTGGTCAAAAGCCCAATTATTGGGTAGAGGGTAACCCAAATTCCCACTAAATTTTGTAGACATGTCACTCACAAAGCTCGTAACGGCATATCTCTCTTTAAATACACGGCTACAAACGTTTCTCGGGCCATAAATACCAATTCGGTATTTCCCCCCAGGGATTGCATCTTGTTGTAAACAGCACGAAAATACGGGATGATGTTTGTTGTGACTTGTCCATCCACTGCATCAAAATCAACTGCAAAGTAAATGATAGTACCTACATTAAAACCATAACCTGTAGCGGCGGCATGGGCATCACGCGCATCCGAGGCACCTTGAGCTTCATTAAAATGTTCAATTCCATCGCCGGATCGTTGATAAATAGGAAATACAGTGAGGCCTGCACCAAAGATCGCATCTAACTCGCCCTGCTTGATTCTTTTCCAATCGCGCACAAGATAGCGACCAACAGTTTTGTAACCATTTTGTTTTAAAGTTTGTGCTTTTAAAGTTGTAATGGTAGTTACACAATCACAGGCCGTTCCTTTACGATTTTTATCACCGGTACTTACCAGCAGAGATGACCAAACCTGCTTACCTGCAATTCCATCTACCGCAAGCTTAACAAATGTTTGAAAAGCGCTGACTGCATTTTTAACTCCATTTCCATATTTACCATCAAATCCGTTAGGGTCAAATCCATTTACGTACAAGGAAAACTGAAGCAGTAAGATGAATGCTGTTTGCGTGTTTCCTGAAGAGAGTGTTGGCAAGAGAGAAATCGTGGTTGGTCCAAGTACACCATCGGCTACAGTTTGACCTTCTTCAATCTGAAGAGCTTGCACAATAGCTTTATTAGTGTCTTTTGTATAATTCCCATCCGTCGGAACCAAGCCAATAGTGTTTGAATACTTATTATTTAAAGTTTGCTGAATTTGATGGACTTTTGTGTCCTTGATTCTCAAGTCGCCTACTCCCAAGTAAGCATCCATATTTAACAAAGCTTTAAATACCATCGGGGTAGTAATACCACTAGGGTTTGGCAGACCAGCATTCGCTTTAAATTTGGTAATTGCGGCAGCGACACCACTTCCATACGCACCATCAAATCCATTAGGGTTAAACCCTTTGCAATATAATGCACTTTGTAAAATAAAATTCAAATTGCTTGTCAATGTGCTTGTGTACAATGTAGGGCAGACTGCCAATGTTCCTGGACCAAAATCACCATCGGGAGTTAAACCAATCTCAATTTGTAAAGCTTGAATGAGCTTTCTTACAGTCGCCCAGCCTGTAATCCCATCTTCATCAAGGATGGGAAGTTCATAATGTCTTTGGTATGTTACGTTCAACCATATTTGTACTTCTCTTACCATTGCATCCATTTTAATTCCTCCTCATAATGTCTATTTTCTGAGCTTTAGCCACATTAGATTTTTCCATTAACATAAATGTCTTAATTATTCTAGTTTATAGAATTCTTGAAATTGCTCAGATATTTAGCCAATGAAGTGTATCTGGCACCTCATTAGTAAAAACAAATCAAGCCTCTATACATATAATAATATATAACGTATCGTTACGCAATATAATTAAAGAAATTTCTTTTTTTTATTCTTCTATCCTAAAGGGAAGATCTTCAATGTAAGAGAGCAAATTATTTGATACACCAAATACAAGACTTATAACCATAATAAAGTAAAGCAACCGTTCACATGGCTCCCTCTGGGTAAAAGGGCCACTTATGTGATGACCCACCGCCCCCATACTCCACATCTGCACTTTCATTCATCCTTGCGGGGTTTTAGCTTGGACTTTTCTATTAACATCGAAGTCGTAGGTTCCCACGTTCTGAACACAAAACTGTGCTACGTTCACGACACCTTCATGCCGACCACCATCTGGACAGTAAACATGTGTTCTCCAAACTAATCCCAAGATAACAACTCCCTGACATCACTACGCTTTCGACACTTTATCAGCCATTGGTTTGTGTTCGTCTCCGTAGCACTCACCACCTGACAAAGTCTTGCTATGCCTTCTCTTTTACGCTCACCACCACGACTTTTGTTCGCAGCGGCTTAAGCCTCCGCCTGCATAGCGGATCCTAAGGGCTTACCTTCATCTTTTGTTCAGCATTGCTTTTGTACTTAACTACACGCAGCATATTCGTGGCGCGCAATTGTCAGCGAAGCGCGCCAGTCTGCACCCTCTGTCCGTCATTTCATAATCGAATCGATTCAGTACATGTTTGTCATAAAGTAAACATGCGCAGAACTGCAGCAGCATCATGCCATGCCGTCGACGCCGTATTCTTTAACCAAATTGATTAAGAGCTCCTATTATATTTAGGTCTGTAATATAGAATGGCGGAACTTTCGTATTTTCTTAATGCTGCGTTTAGTAGAAACTGATATAAAGTTATATCATCGTCTGATATGTCCAACTCCCACTAGGGAAACTCTATAATGTGAACCCTTGAATCAGGATGTTTTTTAAGGATATTGGGGAGTTGATGGTGGTTACTTTCAATTATTGAAATGCGTCTGTCTATCTTAAGTGACATTCCTACATATAGAACATTTGCATTTTCAAAAATGATATATAAACCAGTAACATCGTAATCAATACGTTCAAGACAATTTTTAAGAGGAAAGCTATTCCTAAACAGACTCGAGGGAAAGGAATACAATACCCTTGCATTATATAACCACTCCTAACTTATAGGTATACTCCTGGAGTAAAGATAATGAGTAACTACTAACTAAACATCACATTAAGGCTAGATTAATTCCGACTTATATTATCCTAAAAAAATATTTTTTGAAATACAGCTCCTGAAATGGTCATAGATTTCACTAAGTAAATTAATCAATTCCAAAAGTTTCTGGTATCGGAAAAGGAGATATTGCTAAATCCAGTTGCTCATTTTTTTCTATAACGATCCCCCATTTAATAAACAACGCCAGCATATCTTCAACATTCTCGGGATACTGGTAACCTGCGTTCTCAAGAGAGAGTCTTATCTCAGTTTCACGTTGGCGATTTTCCCAAAAATCGAGCTGTTCATTTTTATCTTTAAATTTATGACGCGGGACAAAAAAATTAAAACGTGTGTCATCGGAGTAATGTTCATATAAGTAGCGAATTATATCGTTCTTTTGCATTCTCTTAGAAATAGTTAATGCTAGGCCCATTAACACAGGTGTTGCTATTGCAGGAGCTTTTACAAGCCAGCCATTGTCTACAAAGCCATTCGGTAGTATAGTATAACCACTCTCAATTTTACTGTCCTCAATTAAACCAAGTAAGGTTTCCATAGCTTAATAATCCCTCCTCATCAATAGTTGATACAAATTTCACTAGTGAAATCCTTGTACTGTTAAATCAAGTTTAATTCTAGTTACGTCTAGGAATTTCAAAAAAACAGATGAGGAAGTTCTTCGTTTTTCTTTATAAGATCTAGGATCTTATCATAAATATTAAGAATACTCTCAGCCGACATCAAAAATAAATGAACAGACCAATAATTCTCCGCCTGAATATTTCCTGGTTTATGATAATGAACGATTCTTGACTCAAGATCTATTTCACTTGCCATAAACAAACCAAAGCAATTGGGATGACAGAATTCAGATAAATGATCATACGAAGTCCTGAACATCTTCTCCTTGATTCCACTTAATTTCCTGAAGTAATCATCAATGGCATCAATAAGATCCATAACACCTATGGGATCTGGCATGTCTACATGTTCTTTCACACGGGCACCGAGAGAAAGAACATGTAAATCTCTATCCAATGTATCATAATCAATATTCCCTTTATAAAAACTTACAAGTCGTTTATACAGAAAAGCAATAGTACCAGTGATTTCAAAATGTGAGCGGACTCCAAGGATAGCCAAGAGTATGTTGTTATTGTTTAATGATAACTATTTGAAGTGGGAAGGGGAAGTTCTAGGGGTCACGGGGTCTATTTTGCGAAGCTAGTATTTAAATTGTTGTGGCGTGACCCCGTGGCTGTGGCACCAGACGAACATGGTTTGTCTGGTGGTCCAATATTCGATAGTCCGCGTTGGTTCAGTCCATTCCTTCTGGTGTTGCTGTGATTTCGTCATCTGGCAGTCCTACTTGATTTAAGGTATGCCTATGATCTCATGATTGACGTATGGTGGTTTAGAGGCTTATTTAGGAAGAGGCATTAAATGAAGATCAGAAGGATAAGAGTAGTCTATTGGTAGGTGCCTGAAAAGACCATTCTATTATTTTCTTAATCTTAGATGCTCGGTAAGCATGAAGAAGAGGCGATGTGGAAGATCGGCCTAACCGAGAAGACGAGGGATGTAACCTGAAACCAAGATTTTAATGATCTATCATTATCATAATTTAGCTATCTACGAACTTGAAATAAAGCAGAGTTAGTTTGTACACCCACATTTGATACCTAAATTACAAAGAACAGGCACCTTAGGCTCAATATTTCAAGCAAAAGAGCCTGCCTATTTTATTCGCGACTTTTTCAATAACCTTCTAAAAGGCGGGGAATCTGCTTCATTTCATTACCATAATCAGTAGTCATTATGTTGACAACTAAGGGTTAACATGATCTGTTGTGCTGCCTCTTGTACCACCCGAATTATAAGTATCTCCACGTGGAGCTGCTACATTGATTTTTGTACCATCCGAATTATAAGTATCTCGACGTGGAGCTGGTACTTTGATTTCTGTACCATCCGAATTAAAAATATCATCATGTGGAGCTGCTAGATTGATTTTTGTACCATCCGAATTATAAGTATCTCCACGTGGAGCTGGTACTTTGATTTCTGTACCATCCGAATTAAAAATATCATCATGTGAAGTTGGTACATTAATTTTTGTGCCATCCGAATTAAAAGTAGCTCCACGTAGAGTCGATACATTAATTTCTGTAACATCCGGATTAAAAGTATCCCCAGGTATAGTTGGTATATTGATTTT comes from Paenibacillus sp. 19GGS1-52 and encodes:
- a CDS encoding glycoside hydrolase domain-containing protein — encoded protein: MDAMVREVQIWLNVTYQRHYELPILDEDGITGWATVRKLIQALQIEIGLTPDGDFGPGTLAVCPTLYTSTLTSNLNFILQSALYCKGFNPNGFDGAYGSGVAAAITKFKANAGLPNPSGITTPMVFKALLNMDAYLGVGDLRIKDTKVHQIQQTLNNKYSNTIGLVPTDGNYTKDTNKAIVQALQIEEGQTVADGVLGPTTISLLPTLSSGNTQTAFILLLQFSLYVNGFDPNGFDGKYGNGVKNAVSAFQTFVKLAVDGIAGKQVWSSLLVSTGDKNRKGTACDCVTTITTLKAQTLKQNGYKTVGRYLVRDWKRIKQGELDAIFGAGLTVFPIYQRSGDGIEHFNEAQGASDARDAHAAATGYGFNVGTIIYFAVDFDAVDGQVTTNIIPYFRAVYNKMQSLGGNTELVFMARETFVAVYLKRDMPLRAL
- a CDS encoding glycoside hydrolase domain-containing protein gives rise to the protein MPGGKYRIGIYGPRNVCSRVFKERYAVTSFVSDMSTKFSGNLGYPLPNNWAFDQISTISIGAGDGAIEIDNNIQSGLDMGVSSVAILNPLDDNYLLSDYTDAISNEVVPIVSDHLSFAQELITLRSPQTAVNVIFQYDELITQLSQKYNFRKAMLQSVVLRELSFENVTDVAADAAVKEHYAYKEAYEAWLELPDAVKAITPAPTYPILGREDASTGFGQIFAKTAIDSINYAVNNGIASGNTYNYSSWKDVMYIWTQLNSNVEFNLATCALVLLRAANQVELDSDYYGYTETDIKKVLSRYNGTNDAATNYGNETFKYYQVFEKYNKLVREHSII
- a CDS encoding DUF6042 family protein, with the protein product METLLGLIEDSKIESGYTILPNGFVDNGWLVKAPAIATPVLMGLALTISKRMQKNDIIRYLYEHYSDDTRFNFFVPRHKFKDKNEQLDFWENRQRETEIRLSLENAGYQYPENVEDMLALFIKWGIVIEKNEQLDLAISPFPIPETFGID